A region of Alkalidesulfovibrio alkalitolerans DSM 16529 DNA encodes the following proteins:
- the hisA gene encoding 1-(5-phosphoribosyl)-5-[(5-phosphoribosylamino)methylideneamino]imidazole-4-carboxamide isomerase, whose protein sequence is MILFPAVDIQDGRCVRLRQGRKDDVTVFGDDPVAQARHWVDLGARFLHIVDLDGAFDGHPVNFDLVRRMCQEFSVPVQLGGGIRDLATAKAYVEAGVTRLIIGTLALEDPEAFETMCRVLPGRIGVSLDAVDGRLKTKGWVADAGLTVDDVLPRLAEQGAAFVVYTDISRDGMHAGVNVEAMERLCTSTSLPVVAAGGVTNLDDLKALWPLRGKGLEGVITGRAIYEGTLDFAAAMAWIESQH, encoded by the coding sequence GTGATCCTTTTCCCCGCGGTTGACATCCAGGACGGCCGCTGTGTCCGCCTGCGTCAGGGCAGAAAGGACGACGTCACGGTATTTGGCGACGATCCCGTGGCCCAGGCCCGGCATTGGGTCGATCTAGGCGCGCGTTTTCTGCACATCGTGGACTTGGACGGCGCGTTCGACGGCCATCCCGTGAATTTCGACCTGGTGCGCCGCATGTGCCAGGAGTTCTCCGTGCCCGTGCAACTCGGCGGAGGCATCCGCGATCTGGCCACGGCCAAGGCCTATGTCGAGGCCGGCGTCACGCGCCTGATCATCGGCACCCTGGCCCTGGAAGACCCTGAAGCGTTCGAAACCATGTGCCGGGTTTTGCCGGGCAGAATCGGCGTTTCGCTCGACGCCGTGGATGGCCGCCTCAAAACCAAGGGGTGGGTGGCGGACGCCGGACTGACCGTGGACGACGTTTTGCCCCGTCTCGCCGAACAGGGCGCGGCCTTCGTGGTCTACACCGACATCAGCCGCGACGGCATGCACGCCGGGGTCAATGTGGAGGCCATGGAGCGGCTGTGCACATCCACCTCCCTGCCTGTGGTGGCGGCCGGAGGCGTGACCAATCTCGACGACCTCAAGGCTCTGTGGCCGCTTCGCGGCAAAGGCTTGGAAGGCGTCATCACCGGCCGGGCCATCTACGAGGGCACGCTCGATTTCGCGGCCGCCATGGCCTGGATCGAGTCACAACATTAG
- a CDS encoding uracil-xanthine permease family protein gives MNSSSDYAFRLRDSLLGAQMLFVAFGALVLVPLLTGLDPNVALFTAGAGTLLFQVITGGRVPVFLASSFAFIAPIIYGVQTWGIPQTMCGLAAAGLLYVVFAALIHKFGTRVLERLLPPIVIGPVIMTIGLILAPVAVNMAMGKTGDGSLQLVPEGTALFISIASLATTVFVSLYGKGMFRLVPILSGIVVGYALSLVFGLVSFDPVAAAPWIALPNFVAPQWNWEAILFIVPVAIAPAIEHFGDVLAVGQVTGKNYVEKPGIHRTMLGDGLATSMASMLGGPPNTTYSEVTGAVALTKVFNPAIMTWAAICAIALAFVGKLGAVLSTIPVPVMGGIMVLLFGAITVVGMNSLVRSRMDLLRPRNLTIVAVVIIMGMGGMSLPFGPEFRLGGIGLAAILGVTLNLILPDRDDE, from the coding sequence ATGAACTCGTCCAGCGACTACGCCTTCCGCCTTCGCGACAGCCTGCTCGGCGCGCAGATGCTCTTCGTGGCCTTCGGCGCCCTGGTTCTGGTGCCGCTCCTCACCGGACTCGACCCCAACGTGGCCCTGTTCACGGCTGGCGCGGGAACGCTGTTGTTCCAGGTCATCACCGGCGGCCGCGTGCCAGTGTTCCTGGCCTCGTCCTTCGCCTTCATCGCCCCGATCATCTACGGCGTGCAGACATGGGGCATTCCCCAGACCATGTGCGGTCTTGCCGCCGCAGGTCTGCTCTACGTGGTCTTCGCCGCGCTCATCCACAAGTTCGGCACGCGCGTGCTGGAGCGCCTGCTGCCGCCCATCGTCATCGGCCCGGTGATTATGACCATCGGACTCATCCTCGCGCCGGTGGCCGTGAACATGGCCATGGGCAAGACCGGTGACGGCTCGCTGCAACTCGTGCCCGAGGGCACGGCCCTGTTCATCTCCATCGCGTCCCTGGCCACAACCGTGTTCGTCTCCCTCTACGGCAAGGGCATGTTCCGCCTCGTGCCCATCCTGTCGGGCATCGTCGTGGGCTACGCGCTCTCTCTGGTCTTCGGCCTCGTCTCCTTCGATCCCGTGGCCGCCGCGCCCTGGATCGCCCTGCCCAACTTCGTGGCCCCGCAATGGAACTGGGAGGCCATCCTGTTCATCGTGCCGGTGGCCATCGCCCCGGCCATCGAGCACTTCGGCGACGTCCTGGCCGTGGGCCAGGTGACGGGCAAAAACTACGTGGAAAAGCCTGGCATCCATCGCACCATGCTCGGCGACGGTCTTGCCACCTCCATGGCCTCCATGCTCGGCGGCCCGCCCAACACCACCTACTCCGAAGTCACCGGCGCGGTGGCCCTGACCAAGGTCTTCAACCCAGCGATCATGACCTGGGCCGCCATCTGCGCCATCGCGCTGGCCTTCGTGGGCAAGCTTGGCGCGGTGCTTTCGACCATCCCGGTGCCGGTCATGGGTGGCATCATGGTGCTGCTCTTCGGCGCCATCACCGTAGTTGGCATGAACTCGCTGGTGCGCTCGCGCATGGACCTGCTCAGGCCGCGCAACCTGACCATCGTGGCCGTGGTGATCATCATGGGCATGGGCGGCATGAGCCTGCCCTTCGGCCCCGAGTTCCGCCTGGGCGGCATCGGCCTCGCGGCCATCCTGGGCGTGACCCTGAACCTGATCCTGCCCGACCGCGACGACGAGTAG
- the hisB gene encoding imidazoleglycerol-phosphate dehydratase HisB translates to MHERFAAIDRQTRETSIQLKLAIDGAGTTDISTGFGFADHMLTLFAFWGGLDLHVVCTGDMEIDAHHSLEDVGLTLGQAFAQALGGKEGIERVGFAKVPMDEALSEVCIDISGRPYFVYLGDDLLPPVIAGQEKDLWREFFKSFAYKANLNLHIRFEYGTNGHHLLESAFKGLGLAVRAAVARSRRGVTSTKGSLD, encoded by the coding sequence ATGCACGAACGTTTTGCCGCAATCGACCGCCAGACCAGGGAAACGTCCATCCAGTTGAAACTCGCCATCGACGGCGCGGGAACCACGGACATTTCCACAGGATTCGGCTTTGCCGACCACATGTTGACCTTGTTCGCCTTCTGGGGGGGGCTCGACCTGCACGTCGTCTGCACCGGCGATATGGAGATCGACGCCCACCACAGTCTGGAGGACGTGGGGCTGACCCTTGGACAGGCCTTTGCCCAGGCCTTGGGCGGCAAGGAAGGCATCGAGCGCGTGGGATTCGCCAAGGTGCCCATGGACGAGGCCTTGTCCGAGGTCTGCATTGACATCTCGGGCCGCCCCTATTTCGTTTATCTGGGCGACGATCTCCTGCCACCGGTCATTGCCGGGCAGGAGAAGGATCTCTGGCGCGAATTCTTCAAATCCTTCGCCTACAAGGCGAACCTCAATCTGCACATCCGCTTTGAATATGGGACCAACGGGCACCACCTGCTCGAATCCGCCTTCAAAGGATTGGGCTTGGCCGTTCGCGCGGCCGTGGCCCGTTCCCGCCGGGGCGTCACCAGCACCAAAGGGAGTCTCGACTGA
- a CDS encoding SufB/SufD family protein has translation MKPINLETFEFTGHEAQKLGDLRVLDDHDKEQLLMSGVDVEETGRSGSFLHMDHSGAYCKTSHPGLEVLDIKDALAKYDGLTDYFWKLVDPNKDEATRKANEVLHGGYFIRAEKGAKIEEPVQSCLFIKANKAGQSVHNIVIVEEGAELHIITGCAVSRHTQESAHVGISEFFVKKGGKLTFTMIHNWGENVSVVPRSAGYVEEGGQFLNNYVLLKPVKYLQMYPTITLAGRGALARFNSVVVAPKGSYLDMGNRVIMNAPETRCEIIARTIASGGTIVNRGHIQGNTVPAKGHLECKGLILGGGVIHAIPELEGTVEGVELSHEAAVGKIAQEEIEYLTARGLDEDEATSTIVRGFLNVDIMGLPDKLRKVLDKTIAESEKDMF, from the coding sequence ATGAAGCCCATCAATCTCGAAACATTCGAATTCACCGGCCACGAGGCCCAAAAGCTCGGCGACCTGCGCGTTCTGGACGACCACGACAAGGAGCAGTTGCTCATGTCCGGCGTGGACGTGGAGGAGACCGGCCGCAGCGGCAGCTTCCTGCACATGGACCATTCCGGCGCGTACTGTAAAACCTCGCACCCGGGCCTTGAGGTGCTGGACATCAAGGACGCCCTGGCCAAGTACGACGGCCTGACCGACTACTTCTGGAAGCTCGTCGATCCGAACAAGGACGAGGCCACCCGCAAGGCCAACGAGGTGCTGCACGGCGGCTACTTCATCCGGGCCGAAAAGGGCGCGAAGATCGAGGAGCCGGTGCAGTCGTGCCTGTTTATCAAGGCCAACAAGGCCGGGCAGTCCGTGCACAACATCGTCATCGTCGAAGAGGGCGCGGAACTGCACATCATCACCGGCTGCGCCGTCTCGCGCCACACCCAGGAGAGCGCGCACGTCGGCATCTCCGAGTTCTTCGTCAAGAAGGGTGGCAAGCTGACCTTCACCATGATCCACAACTGGGGCGAGAACGTCTCCGTGGTGCCGCGCTCGGCCGGATACGTGGAGGAAGGGGGGCAGTTCCTGAACAACTACGTGCTGCTCAAGCCCGTGAAGTACCTCCAGATGTATCCGACCATCACCCTGGCCGGCAGGGGGGCGCTGGCGCGCTTTAATTCCGTGGTCGTCGCGCCCAAGGGCTCGTACCTGGACATGGGCAACCGCGTGATCATGAACGCGCCCGAGACGCGCTGCGAGATCATCGCCCGGACCATCGCCAGCGGCGGAACCATCGTCAACCGCGGCCACATCCAGGGCAACACCGTGCCCGCCAAGGGGCATCTGGAGTGCAAGGGACTCATCCTCGGCGGAGGCGTGATCCACGCCATTCCTGAACTTGAAGGCACGGTGGAGGGCGTGGAGCTCTCGCACGAGGCGGCCGTGGGCAAGATCGCCCAGGAAGAGATCGAATACCTGACCGCGCGCGGCCTGGACGAGGACGAGGCCACCTCGACCATCGTGCGGGGCTTTTTGAACGTGGACATCATGGGTCTGCCGGACAAGCTGCGCAAGGTGCTGGACAAGACTATCGCGGAATCCGAAAAGGACATGTTCTAA
- a CDS encoding heavy-metal-associated domain-containing protein: MAKRTITVKGMSCGHCVAAVSEALSKIPGVSDVTVDLTFGTATFSEAAPVDAKVLKDAIEKIGFEFVG, translated from the coding sequence ATGGCCAAGCGCACCATCACCGTGAAAGGCATGAGCTGCGGCCATTGCGTGGCCGCCGTCAGCGAGGCCCTGTCCAAGATCCCCGGCGTCTCCGACGTCACGGTCGATCTGACCTTCGGGACGGCCACGTTCAGCGAGGCCGCGCCCGTCGATGCGAAAGTCCTGAAGGACGCCATCGAGAAGATCGGCTTCGAGTTCGTGGGCTGA
- the coaE gene encoding dephospho-CoA kinase (Dephospho-CoA kinase (CoaE) performs the final step in coenzyme A biosynthesis.), with amino-acid sequence MLLYTGEAPVTATGARLDAVLAEALAKTGVSRSRVQEYIRQGLALIDGATMKKPNAKVYGGERLELHGRPTVSRLAPARRGVRVLYSDHALAVVDKPAGLTTHPAPGISEETLVHRLLHDFPELSAQEGERPGIVHRLDKDTSGLILTALSDRARLSLAEAFARRETCKVYLALAHGVPKPPKGFVEAPVGRDPGSRTRMAVVEKGGREARSDYETVWTSPDRVVSLVAIRIHTGRTHQIRVHMAHLGHPLWGDAVYGSRQWAEVRRANPLLGKLANRQMLHAFSLAFPHPDDGRRLCFRSPPPVDFRRLPLYLMRKVQRVAVVGLPGAGKSALCRLLAGMGLPVFSADEAVAQEYQPGADGWHLLRGRFGERFVPDEEAPVDRRALFAAMREDERVRREVEEVVHPLVRHRMRTFFAGHVSRGAAVAEVPLFLEKGWKDEADVVLCVSAADDVRAARLAVRGVDPETAAWLAAWQWPAARKESAADIVVRNDGGLDELAEEAARAVSELRAMRVAVMRGLWERLARFWRGEGVPFCAEGDADDAT; translated from the coding sequence GTGCTGCTTTACACGGGCGAGGCTCCTGTCACCGCCACGGGTGCGCGGCTCGACGCCGTGCTTGCCGAGGCTTTGGCCAAAACCGGCGTCTCGCGCTCCAGGGTGCAGGAATACATCCGCCAGGGCCTGGCCCTGATTGACGGCGCGACAATGAAAAAGCCCAACGCCAAGGTCTACGGCGGCGAACGGCTCGAACTTCACGGCCGACCGACCGTCTCACGCCTTGCCCCGGCTAGGCGCGGGGTTCGGGTGCTTTACAGCGACCACGCCCTGGCTGTGGTGGACAAGCCCGCCGGGCTGACCACCCATCCCGCGCCGGGCATCAGCGAAGAGACGCTCGTGCACCGGCTGTTGCACGACTTTCCCGAGCTTTCCGCCCAGGAAGGCGAGAGGCCGGGCATCGTGCACCGCCTGGACAAGGACACTTCCGGGCTGATCCTGACGGCGCTCTCGGACCGCGCGCGCCTCTCCCTGGCCGAGGCCTTCGCTCGGCGCGAGACGTGCAAGGTCTACCTGGCCCTGGCCCACGGCGTTCCGAAACCGCCGAAAGGGTTCGTCGAGGCCCCGGTCGGCCGCGATCCGGGCAGCCGCACGCGCATGGCCGTGGTGGAGAAGGGCGGCCGCGAAGCCCGCTCGGACTACGAAACGGTGTGGACAAGCCCGGACAGGGTCGTTTCGCTCGTGGCCATCCGCATCCACACCGGCCGCACGCACCAGATCCGAGTGCACATGGCCCATCTGGGCCATCCCTTGTGGGGCGACGCGGTTTATGGCTCGCGCCAATGGGCCGAGGTACGCCGCGCGAATCCCCTCCTTGGCAAGCTGGCCAACCGCCAGATGCTGCACGCCTTCTCCCTGGCCTTTCCCCATCCGGATGACGGACGCAGGCTGTGTTTTCGTTCGCCGCCGCCGGTGGATTTCCGCCGCCTGCCGCTCTACCTGATGCGCAAGGTGCAGCGCGTGGCCGTGGTCGGCCTGCCCGGCGCGGGCAAGTCCGCCCTGTGCCGCCTTTTGGCCGGGATGGGGCTACCCGTGTTCAGCGCGGACGAGGCCGTTGCGCAGGAATACCAGCCCGGCGCAGACGGCTGGCATCTTTTGCGCGGCCGCTTCGGGGAGCGCTTCGTACCCGACGAGGAGGCACCCGTGGACCGCCGCGCCTTGTTCGCGGCCATGCGCGAGGACGAAAGGGTGCGGCGCGAGGTGGAGGAAGTCGTCCATCCCCTGGTCCGCCACCGGATGCGGACCTTTTTTGCCGGACATGTCTCGCGCGGCGCCGCCGTGGCTGAGGTGCCGCTGTTTTTGGAGAAGGGCTGGAAGGACGAGGCCGACGTCGTGCTCTGCGTGAGCGCTGCGGATGACGTGCGGGCCGCGCGGCTGGCCGTGCGCGGTGTGGACCCCGAGACCGCGGCCTGGCTCGCGGCCTGGCAGTGGCCCGCCGCGCGCAAGGAAAGCGCCGCCGACATCGTGGTGCGAAACGACGGCGGCCTGGACGAGTTGGCCGAAGAAGCTGCGCGCGCCGTCAGCGAGCTTCGCGCCATGCGGGTTGCGGTCATGCGCGGGCTTTGGGAGCGCCTGGCCCGGTTTTGGCGAGGGGAGGGCGTTCCCTTCTGCGCCGAGGGCGACGCGGACGACGCGACATGA
- a CDS encoding rhomboid family intramembrane serine protease — MIPLRDSIPNVHRPVAVWLLLALNAAAFLFTLHLTPQGMNQLAHLFGVIPARYTHLPLGSVTGSVLWDVAPLLTYMFLHAGFMHFLINMWSLWIFADNVEDVMGPGRFLLFYVLCGLAALATHIVFHPSSTVPVVGASGAVAGVMGAYFVLYPHGRVLTLIPIFIFPWIVEIPAILFLGLWFVLQFVSGLMDATTPGDGSGIAFWAHAGGFAAGMLLIPVFRIRRRCYYCFNRVSRRYERER, encoded by the coding sequence ATGATCCCGCTCAGGGACAGCATCCCCAACGTGCACCGGCCCGTGGCCGTGTGGCTTCTGCTTGCCCTGAACGCGGCGGCCTTTCTCTTTACGTTGCATCTCACTCCGCAGGGCATGAATCAGCTCGCCCATCTTTTCGGGGTCATCCCGGCGCGCTACACGCATCTTCCGCTGGGTTCGGTCACGGGCAGCGTGCTGTGGGACGTTGCGCCGCTTCTGACCTACATGTTCCTGCACGCCGGCTTTATGCACTTCCTGATCAACATGTGGTCGCTATGGATCTTTGCGGACAACGTGGAGGACGTCATGGGGCCGGGGCGGTTCCTGCTCTTCTACGTGCTGTGCGGACTGGCCGCCCTGGCCACGCACATAGTCTTTCATCCGTCCTCCACCGTCCCGGTTGTCGGCGCTTCGGGAGCGGTGGCCGGAGTCATGGGGGCCTATTTCGTGCTCTATCCCCACGGGCGGGTGCTGACCCTGATCCCGATTTTCATCTTTCCCTGGATCGTGGAGATCCCGGCCATCCTGTTCCTTGGGCTGTGGTTCGTGCTCCAGTTTGTATCCGGCCTGATGGACGCGACCACGCCCGGCGACGGTTCCGGCATCGCCTTTTGGGCCCATGCGGGCGGTTTCGCCGCAGGCATGCTGCTTATCCCCGTCTTCAGGATAAGGAGACGCTGCTATTACTGCTTCAACCGCGTTTCCCGCCGGTACGAGCGCGAACGCTAG
- a CDS encoding ArsR/SmtB family transcription factor gives MDAETNSLSLSDDEFAAMAKALGHPARVAIVRHLAAEGRCVCGRIVEIMPLAQSTVSQHLKVLKEAGLLLGEVEGPRICYCLDRERLARFAACAAGLDATEKP, from the coding sequence ATGGATGCCGAAACGAATTCCCTCTCCCTGTCCGACGACGAATTCGCCGCGATGGCCAAGGCTCTGGGGCATCCGGCGCGGGTGGCCATAGTGCGCCATCTGGCAGCCGAGGGGCGTTGCGTCTGCGGCCGTATCGTGGAGATCATGCCGCTCGCCCAGTCCACGGTCAGCCAGCACCTGAAGGTGCTCAAGGAGGCCGGGCTGCTGCTCGGCGAGGTGGAGGGGCCGCGCATCTGCTACTGTCTCGACAGGGAGCGTCTGGCCCGCTTCGCCGCCTGTGCGGCCGGGCTTGACGCCACGGAGAAGCCATGA
- the upp gene encoding uracil phosphoribosyltransferase, with product MPVIVVDHPLVRHKLGIMREEGISTKHFRALASEVARLLTYEATKDFETRKAVVQGWAGPVEVEHIKGKKVTIVPILRAGLGMLDGVMDMMPSAKVSVVGLYRNEDTLEPVRYYVKLASQIEKRTAIILDPMLATGGTLIATIDILKEAGCTSIKGLFLVAAPEGIKRLEAKHPDVEVYVAAIDERLNENGYIIPGLGDAGDRIFGTK from the coding sequence GTGCCCGTCATCGTTGTGGACCATCCGCTGGTCAGGCACAAACTCGGCATCATGCGCGAGGAAGGCATCAGCACCAAACATTTTCGAGCCCTGGCCAGCGAGGTCGCCCGCCTCCTGACCTACGAGGCCACCAAGGATTTCGAAACGCGAAAGGCCGTGGTCCAAGGTTGGGCCGGACCGGTCGAGGTGGAGCACATCAAGGGCAAGAAGGTGACTATCGTGCCCATCCTGCGCGCGGGCCTGGGCATGCTCGACGGCGTCATGGACATGATGCCCAGCGCCAAGGTCAGCGTGGTCGGCCTGTACCGCAACGAGGACACGCTGGAGCCCGTGCGCTACTACGTGAAGCTGGCCAGTCAGATCGAAAAGCGCACAGCCATCATCCTCGATCCCATGCTGGCCACGGGCGGCACCCTCATCGCCACCATAGACATCCTCAAGGAAGCGGGCTGCACCTCCATCAAGGGCCTCTTCCTAGTGGCCGCGCCCGAAGGCATCAAGCGACTCGAAGCCAAGCATCCCGATGTGGAGGTCTATGTGGCCGCCATCGACGAGCGGCTGAACGAGAATGGCTACATCATTCCCGGCCTGGGCGACGCAGGCGACAGAATCTTCGGCACCAAGTAG
- a CDS encoding ABC transporter ATP-binding protein, with amino-acid sequence MLHIENLHVKIEEREVLRGIDLHINPGETFILFGPNGSGKTSLLMTLMGFGNYTVTKGRIIFRGQDITHAPTYERARLGLGMSFQRPPTIHGLPIRHLVNMCARGREIDADSLARKVNFDQFLERDVNAGFSGGEIKRSELLQLMAQQPSLVLFDEPESGVDLENMALIGRVVRELLQGEDKPRPDKSLEELKRTRETSGLIITHTGYILDYVNADRGQVLYDGHLCCEARPRDILEHIRKFGYQECVRCLDKALV; translated from the coding sequence ATGCTGCACATCGAAAATCTGCACGTGAAGATCGAGGAGCGCGAAGTGCTCCGGGGCATCGATCTGCACATCAATCCCGGCGAAACGTTCATTCTTTTCGGCCCCAACGGCTCGGGCAAGACGAGCCTCCTGATGACCCTCATGGGATTCGGCAACTATACCGTCACCAAGGGACGCATCATCTTCAGGGGGCAGGACATCACCCACGCCCCCACCTATGAGCGCGCCCGCCTGGGCCTTGGCATGTCTTTTCAGCGGCCGCCGACCATCCACGGCCTGCCCATACGCCATCTGGTGAACATGTGCGCGCGCGGCCGCGAGATCGACGCCGACTCCCTGGCTCGCAAGGTCAATTTCGACCAGTTCCTGGAGCGCGACGTGAACGCGGGCTTCTCCGGCGGCGAGATCAAGCGCAGCGAACTGCTGCAACTCATGGCCCAGCAGCCGTCGCTGGTGCTTTTCGACGAGCCCGAGTCCGGCGTGGACCTGGAGAACATGGCCCTGATCGGCCGCGTTGTGCGCGAACTTTTGCAGGGCGAGGACAAGCCACGGCCCGACAAGAGCCTTGAGGAACTCAAGCGCACTCGCGAGACCTCGGGGCTCATCATCACCCACACCGGCTACATCCTCGACTATGTCAACGCCGACCGTGGCCAAGTGCTCTACGACGGCCATCTGTGCTGCGAAGCCAGGCCCCGCGACATCCTCGAACACATCCGCAAGTTCGGCTACCAGGAGTGCGTGCGCTGCCTGGACAAGGCCCTGGTCTAA